GCGAGTTGATTAGCAAGGGTACAGAGGAGGTTTGTAGGTGCAATTAAGAAACGATTAGGCTGACAGGGAACACCAGTAACTATCCCGCTGTATTTCTAGGTTGAGAttgaacaataaaaaagagagtacCTACATTGATATTTGACTGAGGCCATGACTATGTCTCCTAAACTTGAGCGATAACTTCAAGATacttgtttcaaaatttctgCTAACAATGACTGAAAACGtaggaaaaaagaacaatttcGGGAATATGAATTCCTTTCAACAGAGAGGAGGATTCAGGGAAGCTGTTATGAGATTATTTAGGGAAAATCCCAAAAAGAACATAGAAGCggtaaataacaaaagaaaaagtatcaATCCCTATGAGCTAAGGATGTTTGCCTACGTGTTTATTACCTAAATGCtgcttttatttgtttataagtTTCGCTcgttactttcaaatttagtaGGCAAACAGCTATTAACACTTATAAATAGCTCGTTTTAGAGCTGATGATTATCCATTCTTCTAGCGAACAGTTGACAATCATGTTTAGATCTTTTGTtaatatcttttgttttttctcctgGTTATTCAAAAGTTAAGGGAGCAGAGGACATGTTCTCGTGTTGTCTTAAAATGAATGTTTTAGCTTTCAgattattttcatttggaaCTCAAGCATACCTTTGTCTGCAGGTTCTGTTTAGtatgttctatttttaattcagttaGAGAAGAACTATCTTCTTGTCAATTTCTAACTTCTGTAATGAGATCAGTAACTGCAAGGTTATGCAAATGGCATATTACTTATGATTTTATGGTTATTTCTATTATGTTGCTTAAGAAGCTATTGATTGACAGGTGGTAAATGCCAAGGTATCCTTAAAGCGTATGGAGGAGTTACTTTTGGCTGAAGAGAAAATTCTGCATCCAAATCCACCTCTAAATCCACAACTTCCAGCCATCTCAATCGAGAATGGATATTTTTCTTGGGATTCTAAGGTGCCTTCTCTCTTCagtaaagattttgtttttccgTATTTTGATTTATCTATTTGGACAGgcatagaaaaatatttggttattttgctTCATTGTTCTTGTAGAGCTTGTGATTCCTTTTTGTGGTGTAGAaagaatatttacaaaatgtgTATTGAAGTCCTCACAGGAGGCCAATGATAAGAGATTTTCtttaagattgatttttttttttttttatattatgttggtgatatataattaaatttgccttcaaccaccagcttaagcttttggatgaattggtggtttaatatgatatcagagcaggtggtccagggaggtcctgtgttcaagcccctgcattgtcgtttcctccccaattaaaatcaatttccacttgttgggcctttcaaatatttcaagcccacaagtgagggggagtgttggtgatatataattaaatttgccttcaaccaccagcttaagcttttggatgaattggtggtttaatacaTTCCTTTCACCACAACTCCACAAAATTACTCAACTCTAAAGCCTTGTTTTCCTTCCTTGGAACTTTGAAGAGCCACAGTGGAAATGATTTTTCTGAGAGAGTGCTTAGCATTCCTCGGGCTACCCTATTGAAATGCCACTCACCATAGGTTTCCTCCCAAGCTCTTTACTCTCATTTAAAAAGATAGGCTCTAGATTTTGACTTTCTTTCACCACAGAAAGCACCCACAGCTTCTTGTACTCATTAATTCCTTTACTGGGTGGTTGGCGCTTGGTATGTAATAATGAGGGGAGGGAGAACAGAGCGTCTTAAATCTGTATATTACTTGATATGATAAAGACACAAAAATAACTAacatgtaattttctttttactttatcCATTTTTAATGAGGATTAGTTACATTAAGTTtactataaaataatttattagaatattaatatttttagttcttGTTGCTGTCATTGGTTTCGGTAGCAGTAAAATATTGAGTTGTCACGTTTTGTTACAaggaaaatttcaattctaaCGATTATATATACAAGAACAACTGTTAACTGTAGAAAAAGAAGGGGAATGTATTAATTCTTTGTACTAAAGTATCTAGTGCTGTGAGTGCTGTATATTTAATTCATGCATCAGTTCACAACTGCTTACATATTCAAACTGATCTATCAGCAGTTCGATCACCATATATCTTTGTCTCAAGGAGGCAAAATGTCCATTTTCTCTGTTTCTCGATGTGTTTTCTTTAGTCATTGCTTTTTGCATATATTGTAATGCAGTTATCTTCTCTCCTTACCAACATCAACAGCTCTTTGttatttatgttgtttttcaatggtttaacttttcatttgGTCATTTATTACTTTATAACCAGGCTGAGAAACCTACTTTGTCCAACATCAATTTGGATGTACCAGTTGGTAGCTTAGTCGCAGTGGTTGGAAGTACAGGAGAGGGAAAGACATCCCTAGTATCAGCCATGCTTGGAGAGATTCCGGCCATGGCAGCAGATACTAGTGTTATTATTCGTGGAACTGTTGCTTATGTTCCACAAGTTGCTTGGATTTTTAATGCAACGGTGAGTTGGAATAACTTGCAAAAGATTAGAGATGAgcatttattgtttttttctcagATCATATGCATAGTTGATAGTTATTTCCAAGTCCTATGAGATTGGGTTACCAGTTTTAACATGTAACTTCTCTTAAACTAcgattgttattatttaaaactatttattgaAGAACTTTATACAATTTGTTATCAACGTGTTATATTCATGgaactcaaattttatttgtaggTGCGCGATAATATCTTATTTGGCTCTAGTTTCGGACCTGCGAGATATGAGAAAGCAATAGATATAACTGCTTTGCGACACGACCTCGAACTATTGCCTGTAAGTCTTTTAGTATAGCTTTATATCAACGTGGGTTCTTGATGATAATAAATTCAGCATTgagcttctttcttttgttttctattagGGCGGTGATCTTACTGAAATTGGAGAGAGAGGAGTGAACATTAGTGGTGGTCAAAAGCAAAGAGTTTCCTTAGCCAGGGCAGTGTACTCTAATTCAGATGTGTACATTTTTGATGATCCCCTGAGTGCTCTTGATGCTCACGTTGCTAGAGAGGTATATGTACCCCTAGAATACTAATCGCCTTGATTCTGGTTTTGTACTAAATATTTGTACATGTAAGTGTGTAGTCTCCCGTGTGTtgtaaatttatgaattttttacgTAATTTTAGATTAAAGTTCGGCTGATTTATTACCTACAAAATATAGGATAAGTTGACATCTGCTTTTTCTCTCTCAGTTAACTTACTTAAGTCTAGTTCATGCTGaattgagttttattttgcatttaagTTTGCTCTGacgatttatttatttgaaaagtgaTTTAGCAATTTCACCCCCACCTCCGGTTGTAATGCACGGAGATTTTGCTGTGGGGTTGACCTATAATAACTTCATACTGTTAGTTGCTGTTTATAAAGTAATCATTGTTATGCTAGCAGCCTAGGGATGCTTTTCTGTCATGTTTTCCCCCGTTTAAAAGGGTTAGAATTGGGCTCGGTTCTTGAATTTGTGATCTGCCTTCAGTATTCTCTTCACTATCATTTACTTAAAATAGAGTTTTGACTGTAGTGGCTCGTTTGAATTTTCTTGTACCATGCTAATCCGATCATCCAACCATTGGcaggtttttgaaaattgcaTTAGGGGAGAATTAAGGGGGAAAACGAGAGTTCTTGTGACCAACCAATTGCATTTTCTCTCACAAGTTGACAGAATTATCCTCGTTCATGAAGGTGTAGTGAAGGAGGAAGGAACATATGAGGAACTTTGTGAAAATGGAAAGTTGTTTCAAAGACTAATGGAAAGTGCAGGTAAACTGGAAGAAAATACCGAGGAAAAGGAAGATGGTGAAACCAGTGATGCTAAAAAATCAACAGAACTTCCTGCTAATGGGATGGAAAATGATCATGCAAAGGATGCAAGTTCTTCAAAGAAGcgtaaagaaaacaaatctGTTCTTATCAAgcaagaagaaagagaaacggGTGTGGTTAGCTGGAAAGTTTTATCGAGGTAAGAATTCTTGACCCATTATCCAGTtgtgtattatatatttgtatttttctttttcaattcataAATCTTGGCAAGAGAGAGTGTACGCCCTTTGAACATCATTGttagaatattttttgtaAGATCTTCTGTACGGAAGGGGACTATTAACCAACAAAGACAACATTATCGGTGGATATATGTCTTCTCTACACCATGGCTAGCTCATAATGCAGCCACGACCGAAGAGTGCAAAtccattgaagaaaaaacaacgATGGAAATCTCTGAAAAGAGATTCACTTCTGCCAAACATCTTTCCGCAATTGGATAATTATTCATTACTGATGTGATGGCtagaaaaaattagaaatccCGAACAAGgcaaaaaattcattaatagACTCCAACTAACTGAAACAACTAAGGGACAAGACGTCCATTTTCCCAAAAAAGGGTTTCCATCACCCAATCTAAACTATTAGTAAAGATGgaggtttattttatttttttagtttttctttttagactAAGAAAGAACTATGTATATTcaccaaaagtttaaaatgatCAACGGgcaaacattttcttttaatttaagtcAAAAGAACTAAGGGACAAGACGtccattttccaaaaaagagATTTTCCCGCTATTTTTTCATCACccatctattttcttttaatttctttcagATACAAGAATGCGTTAGGAGGCCTATGGGTTGTTCTTATCCTCCTCCTGAGCTATGTTTTATCAGAAACTCTTCGAGTTTCTAGTAGCTTATGGCTAAGCAATTGGACCGACCAAAGCAATCTGGTAGCAAGTGAAACTTTGTCCTACAACACGATATATGCAAGCTTATCATTGGCTCAGGTACCCACTAATAATTTGTGCATGttaatctctttcttcttcttgattgAGGATGAGCATTGACtattgctttttttctttgatgtaTATGATAAACTGTCCTTACCAACACATGGTTGGTTTTGGCTTTAGCCTAAAAGGAACATGGTTTTtgcctaattttttttttatgtcagGTATTTGTGACGCTGGTAAATTCTTATTGGCTGATTGTGTCAAGCATATATGCTGCGAAAAGGTTACATGACCAAATGCTTTCTTCTATTCTAAGAGCTCCAATGTTGTTCTTCAACACCAATCCTCTTGGGAGAATAATCAATCGGTTTGCCAAAGATCTTGGAGACATTGATAGGAATGTTGCCCCTTTTGTCAACATGTTCATAGCGCAAATTTCGCAGCTTCTTTCAACCTTTGTCTTGATAGGAGTCGTGAGCATGTTATCGTTGTGGGCAATCCTTCCACTTCTGTTATTGTTTCAAGCAGCCTATTTATACTACCAGGTAATTCGAAATGTATCTTTTATGGTTACTTTTGGATAAATAGTAGCTTAAATCATTGTTTAGTTATCCAAGTATACATCCAACTTTGttgacttaattttaaaattcaacttctcTCCTTTCGATTTTGAGTTAGCAGCCAAGTTCTACCCTCCCAATTAAAAGCCTatcttttaattcaaaattaggaTCATATAGGACTGGCTTGTTCAGTTGGTGGGCTATGCTTTTATATGTTTAGTAAAAGCTATATCTTATAAGCATTGTGcaagaaaaatagcaaaagagTTCATGATTACGTTTCGTATAATTCTTTATAAAGTACAACAAATGTGGTGCACTCTCAAGAGAAGTAATATCTCGAAGTCTTTATTTCATGGCCAAAAGATACGAAGAGCTGCTATTTTTATGGACAATGCAGAACAGAAACCGGTAAATCAATACTACAGCCGGCTGAGCTGATAAACAAGTCCTAACTACCGATAATCAAGAACTAACACAAGaacttaaataaatgaaactatCTTGCCCTTCCAAGTCTTTTGCAAGATTTTCTATTcaagttttatgtttaatctGAAATGCCATTGTTTTCTGATTAGTTCTTATGCTCATTGGTTGGAACTTTTCTCTGTCTTGTctttttactttgtctcatttcattatttcattGAAAAACTTTGTTTCCTATTCAATGGAATATATACATCCACCTACAACCCATTAATggtcaaactttcaaaagcaTTATGTTATTGTTGTGATTTTTTTGCTTGAGGGATTATCTTGTGAAAATCTTAACAATTTCAAGCATTGAACAAAGGGTACACAATAAgctgatatttttttattttttatcctTTGAATTTGTTGTAGAGCATGGCAAGGGAAATAAAGAGGCTAGACTCCATCAGTAGATCTCCTGTTTATGCACAATTTGGAGAAGCTCTAAATGGTCTTTCCACTATTCGTGCGTACAAAGCTTATGATAGAATGGCTGATATTAATGGAAAAGCAATGGATAATAACATTAGATTTACACTTGTAAACATGAGTGGAAATCGATGGCTTTCAATCCGTCTGGAAGCAGTTGGTGGCCTTATGATATGGTTTACAGCAACTTTTGCCGTGATGCAAAATGGCAGGGCAGAAAACCAGAAGGCTTTTGCATCCACCATGGGTCTTCTTCTTAGTTATGCTTTAAACATTACAACTTTGTTAACAGGCGTTCTAAGGATTGCCAGTATGGCTGAGAATAGTTTAAATTCCGTAGAGCGTGTTGGGACCTACATAGATTTACCTTCAGAAGCTCCACCAATTATTGAAAGCAACCGCCCTCCTCCTGGATGGCCTTCTTCTGGACTCCTAAAATTTGAGGATGTTGTCTTACGTTATAGACCTGAGCTCCCTCCAGTTTTGCATGGACTATCTTTCACAGTTTTTCCAAGTGACAAGGTTGGCATTGTAGGAAGAACGGGTGCAGGAAAGTCAAGCATGCTAAATGCTTTATTTCGTATTGTTGAACTTGAAGCGggaaaaatattgatagatgGTTTCGATGTTGCAAAGTTTGGGCTGTTGGACTTGAGGAGAGTTCTAGGGATCATACCACAAGCACCTGTTCTATTTTCAGGTACACAATCTATGTTAGCTGCCTttgtcaataatatattatagcTGATATCATTTACTACTTAGTTAATCAAACTGCATccaacattttcttatttttatttttatttttattcaaatggacaagaattaaaattactcAGTTTATGTATAAGTTTTTGCCACCCTCCCCCATCTCACACGCGctcacacacaaaaaaagaaagttatagATACATGTCAAggttctaaattaaataaactgcccatattataagtttttttatatatatatatgggaaCTCTTGGAAAGATAGGTATGAGttggttattattattttcattctctttttcgtTTGTCTAGGAACGGTCAGGTTTAATCTAGATCCATTCAACGAACACAATGATGCTGATCTTTGGGAAGCTCTTGAGAGGGCACATTTGAAGGATGCCATAAGGAGGAATTCCTTTGGCCTGGATGCGGAGGTATATCATGATGAGCTTCGTGTTATATGCATGTGTTATGTGATGGAATGAACTAAGTGAAATCCTCTTACATCTGTTTGCAATTTGATTGCCCAAGTCTACAGTTTTCTATTAAAATACGAACCTAAGGTCAATATCAGTACTCAAAAAACTTTTGGTCTAAAACGTCGGATGGAACGGTAAAATTGTGATGTCTCGATTATCCATAGTGTTCCCAAAAGATTCCTCATAATAAGGTTCCTTGCTGTGTGACTTCAAAATAGAATCAAAAGAAAGTGTCGAAAATCGTAAAACTTACTGAGTCGTTGCAAATCATCATCCCTTATAGGCCAAACAATCGTTTTACATGCATCGACTAGTAGTAAAAAATTCAGTCGACATCCCCCTCCCACAAAGATAAGCAACAAAACTAAATCGTGTAACTTGTTTGGTTGCTAGGTTTCTGAGGCCGGGGAGAATTTTAGCGTTGGACAAAGGCAACTTTTGAGTCTTGCTCGGGCACTTCTTCGGAGATCAAAGATTCTAGTTCTTGATGAAGCAACAGCGGCTGTTGATGTTAGAACTGATGCTTTGATTCAGAAAACAATAAGGGAAGAGTTTAAATCTTGTACAATGCTCATTATTGCACACAGATTAAATACCATCATAGACTGCGATCAAATCCTTGTACTCGATTCTGGTCGGGTatgttaatttgtttaaaacttcttaaactttcaaaattgattCCTTTTATattgcatttttgttttaatttcaagtttgttgATTCTGCGGTATCTTAGGTTTCGGAGTATAACACTCCCGAAGAACttttatcaaatgaaaaaagcGCTTTTTCAAAGATGGTTCAAAGTACTGGAGCTGCGAATGCTAAATACTTACGCGGCTTAGTACTGGGAGGCGAAGGTGAGAAAAGGTCAGGAACTGACGAGAACTTTAAGTTGAATGGACAAAGAAAATGGCTGGCTTCCTCGCGGTGGGCTGCAGCTGCTCAATTTGCTTTGGCTGTCAGCCTTGGATCTTCACATAATGATCTTCAAAGCTTGGAGGTACAAGATGAGAACAGTATCCTTAAGAAGACCCAGGACGCCGTAATAATGCTACGGGGAGTTCTAGGAGGAAAGCACAATActgaaattgaagaaagttTGATGGGACATCAAATCTCTACCGATGGGTGGTGGTCGTCTCTTTTCAGAATGATTGAAGGTATTGCCAAATCTTCCCATACTTATTACCCACAAGTATGGGAATCTCAGATATTTCGAGTAATAGAATTTCATGAACCAaccttatttatttgttaaaatactGTTGTTTTCCCTCTCCAGGACTTGCTCTGCTAAGCAGATTGGGTCGAAACAGACTTCAAAATTCAGAATATGGCTTCGAAGACACGAAGTTCGATTGGGATCAAAGCACGATCTAGTTATTCATTGAGATTCGGTTAGGTTAACATTAGCTTTGAGACTTTCTTCATTCCAATTGTTTAGTTGTTGTTTCTTTGCATTTACGTGGCAGCAAAGAATGGCTTTGGAATTCGGATTTTGGACATAATACATTATTGCGGATGATTCGTGTAACTTTTAGGcagtttttttcctttttcttaataaaaaatttacaatttctaCCAACGGAAACAAGGAAGTGGAAGGAATATAAATTAAGTTGTAATtaatactttcaaatttgaagaatCAATGTTTATGGTTTGGATATCCAATTGACCATATGAGTTTATTAACAAGATATTACTCTAAATTATGCAACAATTGGTTTTTTTCCACACGTTGGATCGttgaactattttttaaaagtatttactGTTGTATTGACAAATGAAATTTGagataacttttaaattaatacaacaaaTGTTGTattgagaaatgaaatttgagataacttttaaattaatacaacaaatgaaatttgagataacttttaaattaattagaaacttttaaattaattagaagtaTACTggattacttttaaaataaacgaaattattgatatttaataGAAATCTTAGCCACTTAAATGTCATTTTGGTTGATTTGAAATCATGTTTTAGGTTTAGAtagcttaaaaaaataaattgaatttgggtggattttaaactaaaaaaatatgagctttttatagtaaaataaattaaaatatttacaaaattttggataaacttttatttatctgGATTCTATATAGAATatgtaattttgatatatgtaaatatttttgtcaaactTACTGCTcttacttttacaatttttctaaaaaaaatattctttcaaCTTTACCCAAGATATTGTTAGTCAATATATTATGATagctaaaaaaatcattctctATCATCCTTTtcacttttgttattttcttcatctACTTTAATTTAcagcttaatttttttattcgattctttactttattaaatgttgtttcctttctttttttcttttatcgtaacactattttattatcatccttaaaatattgtagtgatacaaaaaaataaaaatgacgGCTCATTTAGAATGCATctaaatattatcttttatttattcaacCATTAATAACTATACATTAATAGAACTATGTGACAAGATCAAtatgtagttttttttcacttttcttctttgaaaaTACGAGATTAGGTGAAGTGATGAAACTATATTAGATAGATTATTCTTAAAagtatgatattttatatttaaaaaaagaaattactatGAGGAAAATATGAGATTAGGTGAAGTGGAGTGCTCACTTATGATGACCATTTTTCATATCAAAAGTtgataacaaatattttataatgcTGTTTGTCAGCATGCATTTGTCctatttcaattattcaaaGCAGAGTGGAATTCCCATTTACGAGGGTGACCATTTTGCTGCTCGTGCTCTGTGATGATGCATAATTTTAATCACTAGCTTGGATGTTTGCGCCGCGTAGCTCCATGTCTTTTTTTTGTGGTTCGAATCTTCTTCGTAAGCCGTAAGCCGTGACACTTGCAATTCTGTTTGTATCCATCCACCACAAtatcattgtttttatatCGTAAATTACCCTCCAATATTTGGTTgtcaaaaatttattagaaaatttaacttttagtaAGTAGATCATCATAAATTAAATCCATAACacttagttagttattgaaattgattttttattactaAGTTAATCCATGAACTCATTATTGCATTCATGTTTCAGCTTTTTGAAGTTCCTTCATTTATCCAAACAGCTTTTACCATCCTATATATGGAAAGGTTATAAATGCAAGTGAGTTCCTCTTGTTGTCTTTTACTAATTTATGAATcgagtttgaaaatattgctTCGAGTCAGAGTTCATTGTGATCTGTTGCTGCCCTTGCTCGGAACTTTTGTGATCTGTTCATGTTGCTATCTGTATTGAAGCTGTTCGTTGACTTATGTGTGTGAAATTTGGAAATGGGTGATATTCAAATGTTTGTACGGTTTAATCCTCAGTTGGAAAGGCTGAACTAAAAATGGCATTCTGCGGGTACAACCGTGTGTGATTATCATAATGACTATTGAACAACAATGAATTTCTTCAATACAGTGGGTTCCCCATGTTGcgtttttcaaattgaaattcattTCTTGGGCTTTTGAGTTTCTGGTTCAACATTTTGAATATGGTTTTTCCTGTTGTAGGAAGCACATTGCTGAGAGTTGATGGTAGCACGAAACTCCCCGAACTTGTAGCATTTTGAAGTAGAACAAGGAACCGGGTTTTTAGCTTTCTGGTGTCGTGAATAGTAGTGTAGGAGAAAATATGGCTTTTGAGGCCTTAGATTGGTTCTGCCAGCCAATGGCAAATAGTGTATGGGCAAAAGCAGTTGATAGTGCCTTCGGGTCATATACACCCTGTGCAATTGACTCTCTAGTGGTCTCTACTTGTCATTTGGTTCTTCTTGGACTATGCCTCTACAGAACTTGGCTGATTAAGAAAGATCCCAAAGTTCAGAGGTTTTACTTGACCTCTAAGTGTTATAGTTATATGCTTGCTACAATTGCTGGTTGTTGTTTTGTTGTGCCTTTAATAAGGTTAGCCATGGGTGTGGCGATTTTTAGCCTTGATCATCATACTGGATTTGCTCCTTTTGAGGTACGTGGAgctttcatatatttttgttgaaatagGACATCATTAATCTCCCCCATAAAAGATTTGATGGTTTGAGCAGCATTGATAcatatcatcatcatcttatGAATTCAAGAACTACAATTTTgaacataaagaaaaacttattaGTCAATAGTTTTTGCATTAAATGCTAAATGCAGTATGTTTTGCTCTTGTACATTCAATTTAGCTACcattgtttgatttgaatacATGGATTGACTTTGTTCCTGCTACAGGTGATTTGCTCAATCGTGGAGTCTCTTTCTTGGTGCTCCGTGTTAGTAATGGTTGTTATGGAGACTAAAATTTACATCCGTGAATTCCGTTGGTACGTACGATTTGGACTAAT
This DNA window, taken from Cucumis sativus cultivar 9930 chromosome 6, Cucumber_9930_V3, whole genome shotgun sequence, encodes the following:
- the LOC101211874 gene encoding ABC transporter C family member 2 isoform X1; the protein is MAFEPFVWYCRPVADGVWTKAVENALGAYTPCAIDSVVIVISHLIILGLCLYRTWLIKNDFKTQRFCLKSKIYNYMLCLLAAYCVFEPLFRLIRGISVLNLDGQDALPPFEVVALIIQALAWCSMLIMLVAETKVYVYEFRWIVRFGVVYILVADGVMLNLILSVKDFYKRYVLYWYISEVFVQALFGVLLVAYVPSLDPYPGHTPLNSESVDVEYEELPEGEQICPERGANFFSKTTFAWMNSLLKLGYERPLTEKDVWKLDSWDRTEALYNNFQKVWLKESQKSKPWLLRGLNNSIGGRFWVGGLWKIGNDVGQFVGPVILNKLLESMQRGEPSRIGYIYAFSILVGVIFGVLCEAQYFQNVMRVGFRLRSTLVAAVFRKSLRLTHEARKTFTTGKITNLMTTDAETLQLTTQSLHSLWSAPFRITVAMVLLYQQLGVAALFGSLLLVLLFPIQTLVISRLQKQSKEGLQRTDKRIGLMNEILAAMDTVKCYAWESSFQSKVQSIRDDELSWFRKAALLGALNGFILNSIPVLVTVAAFGLFTVLGGDLTPSRAFTSLSLFAVLRFPLFLLPNIITQVVNAKVSLKRMEELLLAEEKILHPNPPLNPQLPAISIENGYFSWDSKAEKPTLSNINLDVPVGSLVAVVGSTGEGKTSLVSAMLGEIPAMAADTSVIIRGTVAYVPQVAWIFNATVRDNILFGSSFGPARYEKAIDITALRHDLELLPGGDLTEIGERGVNISGGQKQRVSLARAVYSNSDVYIFDDPLSALDAHVAREVFENCIRGELRGKTRVLVTNQLHFLSQVDRIILVHEGVVKEEGTYEELCENGKLFQRLMESAGKLEENTEEKEDGETSDAKKSTELPANGMENDHAKDASSSKKRKENKSVLIKQEERETGVVSWKVLSRYKNALGGLWVVLILLLSYVLSETLRVSSSLWLSNWTDQSNLVASETLSYNTIYASLSLAQVFVTLVNSYWLIVSSIYAAKRLHDQMLSSILRAPMLFFNTNPLGRIINRFAKDLGDIDRNVAPFVNMFIAQISQLLSTFVLIGVVSMLSLWAILPLLLLFQAAYLYYQSMAREIKRLDSISRSPVYAQFGEALNGLSTIRAYKAYDRMADINGKAMDNNIRFTLVNMSGNRWLSIRLEAVGGLMIWFTATFAVMQNGRAENQKAFASTMGLLLSYALNITTLLTGVLRIASMAENSLNSVERVGTYIDLPSEAPPIIESNRPPPGWPSSGLLKFEDVVLRYRPELPPVLHGLSFTVFPSDKVGIVGRTGAGKSSMLNALFRIVELEAGKILIDGFDVAKFGLLDLRRVLGIIPQAPVLFSGTVRFNLDPFNEHNDADLWEALERAHLKDAIRRNSFGLDAEVSEAGENFSVGQRQLLSLARALLRRSKILVLDEATAAVDVRTDALIQKTIREEFKSCTMLIIAHRLNTIIDCDQILVLDSGRVSEYNTPEELLSNEKSAFSKMVQSTGAANAKYLRGLVLGGEGEKRSGTDENFKLNGQRKWLASSRWAAAAQFALAVSLGSSHNDLQSLEVQDENSILKKTQDAVIMLRGVLGGKHNTEIEESLMGHQISTDGWWSSLFRMIEGLALLSRLGRNRLQNSEYGFEDTKFDWDQSTI
- the LOC101211874 gene encoding ABC transporter C family member 2 isoform X2, producing MAFEPFVWYCRPVADGVWTKAVENALGAYTPCAIDSVVIVISHLIILGLCLYRTWLIKNDFKTQRFCLKSKIYNYMLCLLAAYCVFEPLFRLIRGISVLNLDGQDALPPFEVVALIIQALAWCSMLIMLVAETKVYVYEFRWIVRFGVVYILVADGVMLNLILSVKDFYKRYVLYWYISEVFVQALFGVLLVAYVPSLDPYPGHTPLNSESVDVEYEELPEGEQICPERGANFFSKTTFAWMNSLLKLGYERPLTEKDVWKLDSWDRTEALYNNFQKVWLKESQKSKPWLLRGLNNSIGGRFWVGGLWKIGNDVGQFVGPVILNKLLESMQRGEPSRIGYIYAFSILVGVIFGVLCEAQYFQNVMRVGFRLRSTLVAAVFRKSLRLTHEARKTFTTGKITNLMTTDAETLQLTTQSLHSLWSAPFRITVAMVLLYQQLGVAALFGSLLLVLLFPIQTLVISRLQKQSKEGLQRTDKRIGLMNEILAAMDTVKCYAWESSFQSKVQSIRDDELSWFRKAALLGALNGFILNSIPVLVTVAAFGLFTVLGGDLTPSRAFTSLSLFAVLRFPLFLLPNIITQVVNAKVSLKRMEELLLAEEKILHPNPPLNPQLPAISIENGYFSWDSKAEKPTLSNINLDVPVGSLVAVVGSTGEGKTSLVSAMLGEIPAMAADTSVIIRGTVAYVPQVAWIFNATVRDNILFGSSFGPARYEKAIDITALRHDLELLPGGDLTEIGERGVNISGGQKQRVSLARAVYSNSDVYIFDDPLSALDAHVAREVFENCIRGELRGKTRVLVTNQLHFLSQVDRIILVHEGVVKEEGTYEELCENGKLFQRLMESAGKLEENTEEKEDGETSDAKKSTELPANGMENDHAKDASSSKKRKENKSVLIKQEERETGVVSWKVLSRYKNALGGLWVVLILLLSYVLSETLRVSSSLWLSNWTDQSNLVASETLSYNTIYASLSLAQVFVTLVNSYWLIVSSIYAAKRLHDQMLSSILRAPMLFFNTNPLGRIINRFAKDLGDIDRNVAPFVNMFIAQISQLLSTFVLIGVVSMLSLWAILPLLLLFQAAYLYYQSMAREIKRLDSISRSPVYAQFGEALNGLSTIRAYKAYDRMADINGKAMDNNIRFTLVNMSGNRWLSIRLEAVGGLMIWFTATFAVMQNGRAENQKAFASTMGLLLSYALNITTLLTGVLRIASMAENSLNSVERVGTYIDLPSEAPPIIESNRPPPGWPSSGLLKFEDVVLRYRPELPPVLHGLSFTVFPSDKVGIVGRTGAGKSSMLNALFRIVELEAGKILIDGFDVAKFGLLDLRRVLGIIPQAPVLFSGF